One Oncorhynchus nerka isolate Pitt River linkage group LG5, Oner_Uvic_2.0, whole genome shotgun sequence genomic window carries:
- the LOC115129128 gene encoding insulin-like encodes MGPVFPGGLLSSQHLCGSHLVDALYLVCGEQGFFYNPHRPTPATPYRKSRQGWRVKLERPWKDHEDQKVKRGIVEQCCHKPCSFSHLQSYCD; translated from the exons ATGGGTCCTGTCTTCCCCGGGGGTCTGCTCAGCTCCCAGCACCTGTGTGGCTCACACCTGGTGGATGCCCTCTACCTGGTCTGTGGGGAACAAGGGTTCTTCTATAACCCCCACAGACCTACTCCTGCAACACCTTATAG GAAGAGCAGACAGGGTTGGAGGGTGAAGCTGGAACGTCCATGGAAGGACCATGAAGACCAGAAGGTGAAAAGAGGCATTGTGGAACAGTGCTGTCATAAGCCATGTAGCTTCAGCCACCTGCAGAGCTACTGCGACTGA